In Scomber japonicus isolate fScoJap1 chromosome 3, fScoJap1.pri, whole genome shotgun sequence, the genomic window TCAAACATCTGTGTTATGTGTCTTGACGTTGCACCGTGCCTCAAGTAGGCAGTCAGACCAGGTTGTAGAGCAGACATTATTCAACTGTTTCGATGCCTTCGCTGCCTCACCCCTTTTAGTTGTCCTCAGATTTGTTGTAGCTGTCAAGCCGGCATGTCCAAACTACTTCATAAAGAgccgtgtgcctgcaggtttctGTTCCGACAAATCAGGAGCACACGGTTCAGCCAGTCACCTGCCTGAGGACTGAGagtcagttgattaaatgagtccaGCCTGCTGTGCTCCTGGTTGGAATGAAACCTGCAGCTACATTGTTGTAGAGTGTGTTACAATGTTGGCAAACAGCCTTAAATTAGCGATTTATGTTGTAGTCCCCAAAATACACACAGGGTCGTAATGATCCAATCAGCATGCCTTTGCTAGCTAGTGTCCTTCTCCGTGTTTATTTGTTAGCTTAGTTTACTGATGCAGTAGCTGAAGCTGATAGTGAATTTTAAAAAGGCACTCTGCTGGACAACTACTTCAGAggtcaaatatttaaatttttccCCCACATTCGAACCTAAGTTTGAATTTCGAAACAAAAATCGTCAGACCTAGGGCTCATACACCTCTGACCCCCCCGAGATGAAGACACAGCACAGTATTGCATAAGTTGTACGCCGGTCGCAATGCTGTACATCCTCTTCCAAGACGATGCCCGCTAGTCTTATCAGTTACACGGATGCTTGAGCGAGGACATTTTTCCATCTCATAAAAACATACAGGTTGACTTTTGGCCTATTACATAATCCCTGGCACGTCTTTGGGGTTTCTAGTGGTGGGCCTGTTCTCTTCCATACGATCTCGCTTGAAGGCCCAAGAAGTGCGACACATGGTCCATGGTACAGTGTGTGGagtcaacatttatttatagacTGAAACTGGAACCTGAAGAAGCTGGAAAGATGTCAGCAAGTAGCCCGGCTCTGCATCTAAACCTGACCTACAATTTTATCTTTGAGattattttagttttgaatAAAATTGTTCGGAGGTAATGAGCAGCAAGAAACCTTCCACTTGTTAGTTGAGTGGTTTCAGGATGATGGGAAGAGTGCAATGGCAACGGATggcaaaaaaatcagttttccttgtttttgtttatgaCCTTTTTATATGACGCTCAAAACATTTTGTTGAGAGGCTGCCAGGATGTGACGTAAATGATAAACGAGCCGAACACGcttgtttgcatgtgtttttgcaGCTATGTATCACAAGAACAGCAGCAATTAGTTAATTAGTCGACTGACAGACGTAAattgtttgtcatgtttttttagcaaatatataaaaaatttaACTCAAgtgtgagaatttgctgcttttctcaaaACATGTGAAATGCCATCTTGGGTTCTGGGTGATTGTAATGAAATGTTCttatttgttggttttttgtAAATCAATGAGTAATTGCACCTGTAGCATGATTTACAATTTgtcatgaaatttaaaaatcaacaacaacaaaaccccGAAAAACGTATTTCTAACTAAATCTTGgtgaatataaatgtgttatcatattttaatttgCCTTTGGTTTAATTGTacactttttttaatcaagtgtGAAATGAACAAGGATTGTGTAAATGCAGCACAGACTTATTGAAGTCTATTAAgtgagtgtttttgtgtatttcggACATAATTTGGAAGTGTCTGCAGTCACCCAGTAATTGGGTTAGAGGACATTTGCAACGGGAAGAAACAAtgttatgttttaatataatcctcaacacaacaaaaactcTAGCCTCAAAGAATGACTGCACAAATTAAATCAATACCTCTGACAACAACATAACACCCCGCTTTAAAAAATAAGGCGTTTATTGTCGGGTCATTAGCCCGCATTAGGATGTACAAGCATCCCTGTCCCTCTCCTCATATTTAAAAACTGTCCTTAGTTGTCCGCTGTAATTGTATCCTGTGGCGTGTATCTGCTCaccatttcattcatttatttttcaggcCGGTGTGAAGGGGACTTTAGGTCGCTTAGTCGGAGTATTTGAGGTGAGCTGACATCTATTTGCTACGGagttaaatgaattaaaagtaTCACCATGAGAAGTGAAAACCTTGATTGTTCTTCCCACAGAACcaagagaggaaacacagaacCTACGTCTATGTTCTTATTGTAACGGAGGTGctggaggactgggaggactcGGTCAACATTGGTAAAGCACGGCATTTGTTTACTATTGAAAATGACGGGAAGGGGGGAGGACAAAGTCATACGGGTTCTCGGGAAGTCACATGACATCTGTAGCTTTAAAACCTTACCTTGAGTTTTCTTCTCAGGCACAGTTTAGGACTACTGTAGGTTAGTTTGGGTAGATTATAACACCAGCTGTGTCTCTATATACAGTACTGATAATTAGTCAAAACCTtatatttattcactttttctttataatgcttgtttctttttttaaatttctctctctctatctttctcatGTTGTCTCTCACATGTCTTAACTTGCTCCACAATGGTGTCTTGTTCTGTCAACAGGGAGAAAAAGGGAATGGTTTAAAATAGACGATGCCATACAAGTGTTGCAGTGTCACAAGCCTGTGCAGGCCACCTACTTCGAGGCTCTCCAGGAGAGTTGCCTGACCAGTAACGGAACACCTTTGGTGGCCACAATAGGTGGGGATCTCTCTCCTACCTACAGCATCAATCAGAGCTCCGTCTCGGGCATCAGATAACTAAAACCATAACTCTgagacccccccaccccccgccctCCCCCGGGAGCTTTCGCCACCACTTGCGCTCTTACTTGTgtcatttctcttctcttctctctacttcttcttttttttcttttttttttcttttgtctcaaTAACATGGTTTGCCTTGCCAACTCCTTTGTGCCAGAACCGTGGCACAGACTTGATGACAAGTGTTGGGTGAATAGTCTTGAAACactttgtaaatgtaaatgtaatttttgaccccctcttttttttctttttactgacAATTGCATGACATGTCCCCCTCGCTCCCCTCATTCTCTTTCCTTAGCGTGGTGTTTATTGAATGCAAGAACTACTTTTTACTGTTGTAATGTAAAAGTGTATACTTAGTGCTTAAGCTGAAGGCTTTTGGTGGTCTTTTTAACGTCTCCTCCATTTctcagtttatttttctgtgaatgAATGTGCCCATTAGTGTAACTCCCCTCCCCTGTTATAAGGATAGGAACTGTTGTCTGTATCTGAATGAACAGAAATTGTGGGAAGTGACTTGTCTTGCATGAGCACTGTTATGTTGTGTCTCACTCACTTGGAGTGACCCGATGCTGACTGTGCAACAGACTTGTGGTAAGGTCTTTTTGGATTCTCTTCATTTTTGCTCCTTTTTATTATCGTGGTTCTCGGTGTCTCTCTTTAAAATCAGAAGGATACGACCCCTCGGTAGTCTTTAAATTTCAAGTGTCaagtgtgtttctctctcatttGGGAAGCTAGCCAAGCACTACAATTTCACTCTCGAAACAGAGCGTATTCACTGTATATGAAGAGTGAAAGAATGTCAACATACAATGTAAAATGAACCACCTTTCTCCTCAGTGTCTTTACCTCCTTttaatccctttttttttgttttcgtttttcttttctttctttttttaatgcttttcatGTGACTGACTAAAAAGTCTTCCTCCACATACTGAGAGGGTTAGAAGTAGTAAATTTAAAAATCATGAACTTGTAATTTCAAAATGCAGCACATATCACTTAAGTTATTAAAACCCTTTTTCCATATtttactcctcacattcagtttGGTTAAAAAGCAATTGTTTACATTGTGTTTGTAACATAGCACAGGTGACTTTAGTGGGCACTTTTCATTATggtcatgattttttttttttttttttttttttttaaacccttcCTTCTTTAGTATTTAATCTGCATccccaaaaacactcaaaacacCTGCTTGACATTGAAAGTAATGGAATCTATAATGCTGTCTTTGGCAAGATGCAGAACAAACAAGCCTTGTACAGTTTGAGACCTCGTTTTTAACATGTAAAATGCTTTTGAatactagtttttttttttttgtttgttttgtttttgtttttctctctaacGTCTGGCAAAAGTCTCTTTAGCCGAGCTGCGTCACTTTGCCTCTCGATGTTGGCGCGTGGCAGCTGGCTCAATACTGTGAAACTGGAGGCGCTGTAGATAGCATGTAAGAGgtttttattgtaaattgtTTATTTCTGTATAGATCAAAGGTGAGAGTACAAATGACAAAAACCCTTCTTACACATCTGTGAGTGCTACATGTCATTTCAACTGAGGCTGGAAGAACTGATTGAACTTGTGGCATTGGCTTTGGAGCTGTTGGGGAATTTTCTCTCTCGAGGTAGCGTACAGTACATCTAAGGCTAAAGAACTGGATATGTGGATGTTGTTTTGTAGGTGAGAGAAGAGCCTGTTTATATTACAATATTCTCatcatttgtcctttttttttcttttttttttagaccaaCACAAAGTTATAACAGTAAGggattactgttttttttctcccctttggCCAACCTATACAAATGAAGAATTGCAGTGTCCAAACCACTACTTTGGTTTAGAAATAAGCAAGTCTGAAGTCCTTTTCAAGCAATCCGCAGTTCTGCTAGTTAGTCACTAGTTAATTACTCCTTTCTCAAAAGCTCAAGCATAATACTGTGGTTTTTTGTCCATATTTAAAGCTCCAGTAagtgctttttttcttgttttttttggccCCTGTAAAGGCATTAGAAATGGCTAAGTTGTTGGCAAACCCTGCTCAAATCTGGCAGATGTGGAGCAACATTAGCACCAATATGGAGTCGAGTTTCTGTCCACATGTTCAATTGAAGTCAGTTATTCTCTCTGTTTTGCTCTTCACaaactcctgagggaaacatCCGGCTCTACTGTGCTCACCAGCTAGTTCCCAACTCTGTGTGTCTGTCGTTTGTTGCTGGACAGGTAGCGTACGGTCGGTTTATCTGAGCCTTTACGcttaaaaacagctgcctgcttcCAAGACTAAATCAAAACTGTAAAATCGAGggtcagaaaatgaaaaaaaaagctgaacgGTGTTAAATATCTCTGTGGAGCTGTGGGGAACTGCAGATGATGGTGAAAACTCTTCTTTCATATATAAATAGTCatgtgatccattgttaatataaaaatattgaaagTTCAAATATGTACAACATTGATATTAAACGTTAAGCATCTTGTCACTGTATAGAAATATAACCTTGTCAGCTTCTATGGTTAAGACTTATGGGAGCTGTAGTTGTTAACTAATGGTTTAATCTTGGTTAAGATGAAGAGAAGTGCAGTCCAGCACAGCAGATGTGATTTTAACTTTGAATATGGACAGAAAACTTCAGTATCTTGATGCAGCTGTCCAGAAACTGATATCTTCACATGAAGATATATTGAGAGCTAAAAGCTAACCTTAGAAGAGAGTCTGGAAGGATCTGTTCAGTAGTGGTGACTGTTTTTCTTAATGATTTTCTCTCTTGCTTGTCAATGAAGGAGGCAACATCAGCAAATCAAGCTATCAAGCACAAATTGGCCTGTGATAATGActgaatttgacattttctttttttgaatgaCGGTTAAGGAGAAAGgagtctttaaaaaacaaaaaaagaagcctcCTTCATAACAGTTTGAGACTTTGAACTGATTTTATTACTGTATACCAGAAAGGTGTGGTGGCCAAAGTCTTAGTTTATGATGCCCTACCTGGCACTTCTTATGAAATACTGATTACACCTTTCAGTCTTCATCGAAATGTGCAATTAGATGTGAAGGGGATGAACCCGTTTTACGGCAAAAAAACGAAACGAAACCCAACCCTGAGTAAATTGGCAGTGATTCATTTAAGCTCTTATCGGTTTGATGTGGTGGACAGGTACTGTCAAAGTGAATGTGAGGAGGATTTCCACAAGTATCAGCCAGTGACTTAATAATTAATAACCACTCGTTCTTTAtccatattttctgttttgttctttAATCTGTTGTGTTATTGACAAGCTAATGTCTTGTATATAGCTAACACAGCACCCTTACAGCCAGAGGATGCACTTTGGCTTTGGTCAATAAGGATTTGTGTCAATGATTTTCAATTTAATGCTCCCTTTTGAAGGCAAATTTCAGGTCGTTCCTGTCATAAGTCAAATTAAGCTAGGAGTTcaggagggaatttatgaaGTAAAATAACACCACATAAGTTTTATGTGGAGTTAAAATTTAGCTAACACGTCCACCTTTTGTTCCTGGAGATTTCTGCTATCAGATTTGGCTCTTTTTGTGTGACATTATGAATTATTAATAGGACAATTGGGGGCTTTAGATAAAGTCACTTCCTTATTTTACCAAAGGTGATGGGTGTAAATATGTTGCCATGTCGGTTAAATGGCCCCATCTGGTGGCCAAAGCAAAAAGATATGAAATGCACATTGCTCAGCAGCTGAGGATTGTAACATTAAGGATTATACTGTCACAGTTTCTCAACTGAATGACctaaatatttataaattgaaattaaagtacagtttaaaaaaataaccccCAAAAACTTGCAAttgaaaaacaaaccaaacacatgTGCACTTGCTGTTGACCTCAGCCTTGAAGTTACATACATGTAATGGTTGTTCTCCAAGGTAAATGTGTCACTGgaactttcttttcctcttttgtcaTTTGGGACTGTGGAATAAAACCAGTGTGAGAAGACTGAAGATTGTAATATAAATGTGCCAACAAATAAACACCAGTATTTCACATTCAGGCCAGTGTCATTTGTCTCTGTTCACATCAGTAACAGCTGATTcatttgaatattaaaatatggGTTATCATATGTACTAATCAGTTGTCATAGTTAAACAACTGCTGTCCATACTACAACATTAAATAGAATATATGAACTTATCTTGACAATACTAtttccaacaatgtattttttgaGTAGTTCCTGGAGCTTGTTTTGCTGTGAGCAGCTCTATCACACAAAAGATGTTTCACTTTTTTGAGTGTacttcatttcaaacatttccaGTATGAACACACTACATACTCAAAACCtgctttgaattaaaatgaattctATATAGACACAgcttcattctttttttaaaaagtaaaagctGCGTAGTGTATTTTTGGAACGGCCTTATCAGTCTACAATCTAAACAGTTTCCTCATTGCTCATATAAATGGTTCAAGTTTCAGTGACCTCAATCCAAACATTTTGAGCCCCATCAACTGAATAAAGAGCCATTTAGATGAC contains:
- the nudt3b gene encoding diphosphoinositol polyphosphate phosphohydrolase 1, which translates into the protein MMKLKSNQTRTYDGDGYKKRAACLCFRSEAEEEVLLVSSSRHPDKWIVPGGGMEPEEEPNVAAAREVCEEAGVKGTLGRLVGVFENQERKHRTYVYVLIVTEVLEDWEDSVNIGRKREWFKIDDAIQVLQCHKPVQATYFEALQESCLTSNGTPLVATIGGDLSPTYSINQSSVSGIR